From a region of the Panthera uncia isolate 11264 chromosome B1, Puncia_PCG_1.0, whole genome shotgun sequence genome:
- the NEUROG2 gene encoding neurogenin-2 produces MFVKSETLELKEEEDVLVLLGSASPASAALTPLSSSADEEEEEELGASGGARRQLGAEAGPGGLGGPSAGAEGCRPARLLGLVHECKRRPSRARAVSRGAKTAETVQRIKKTRRLKANNRERNRMHNLNAALDALREVLPTFPEDAKLTKIETLRFAHNYIWALTETLRLADHCGGGGGGLPGALFSETVLLSPGSASASLSSSGDSPSPASTWSCTNSPAPSSSASSNSTSPYSCTLSPASPAGSDMDYWQPPPPDKHRYAPHLPIVRDCI; encoded by the coding sequence ATGTTTGTCAAATCCGAGACCTTGGAGTTGAAGGAGGAAGAGGACGTGCTGGTCCTGCTCGGCTCGGCCTCCCCCGCCTCGGCTGCCCTCACCCCACTGTCGTCCAGCGCCgacgaggaggaagaggaggagctgGGCGCGTCGGGAGGGGCGCGACGGCAGCTTGGGGCCGAGGCCGGGCCCGGGGGGCTGGGCGGCCCGTCGGCCGGAGCTGAGGGCTGCCGGCCAGCGCGGCTGCTGGGTCTGGTGCATGAATGCAAGCGGCGCCCCTCCAGGGCGCGGGCCGTTTCCCGCGGCGCCAAGACAGCCGAGACCGTGCAGCGCATCAAGAAGACCCGTAGACTGAAGGCCAACAACCGTGAGCGCAACCGCATGCACAACCTCAATGCGGCGCTGGACGCGTTGCGCGAGGTACTCCCCACGTTCCCGGAGGACGCCAAGCTTACCAAGATCGAGACCCTGCGCTTTGCCCACAATTATATCTGGGCGCTTACCGAGACCCTTCGCCTGGCGGACCACTGCGGGGGTGGCGGCGGAGGCCTGCCGGGGGCGCTCTTTTCCGAGACCGTGTTGCTGAGTCCGGGAAGCGCTAGCGCCTCCCTGAGCAGCAGCGGAGACAGTCCGTCGCCTGCCTCCACCTGGAGCTGCACCAACAGCCCGGCGCCGTCCTCCTCGGCGTCTTCCAACTCCACCTCCCCCTACAGCTGCACTTTATCTCCTGCCAGCCCGGCTGGTTCTGACATGGACTATTGGCAGCCCCCACCTCCCGACAAGCACCGCTACGCACCTCACCTCCCCATAGTCAGGGACTGTATCTAG